ACAGAAGCTATTGAAACAATAATCGCCGCCTACTTTGCCAACATTGCAGCCATGAATCCAGAAGGCTGGGTAGAAAACTTTGCTGAAGATGCCGTTAGTTACGATCCGGTTGGCGAACCACCAACAAAAATTCATGAAGGATTCCGTCAGTTTATCGGACAGTTGCAAGCAGTCTTTGAAAAACTGGAACCGATAACTGAGCATATCTTTGTTGCTGGCAATGAAGCAGCAGTCAAGTGGACAATGCACGGACTCAGCAAGAGTGGCAAATCAGTAACCTTCGAGGGAATCACGATTTTCGAGATTAACGAAGCTAGCAAGATTCAAACGACTCGCGCATATTGGAATCCCGCTCAGATGGTAGCTCAACTGCGCTCTTAAGCCTTTCAGGTTGCTAAGAATACACAGCAGGGGAGCAGGGGAGCAGGGGAGTGGGGGAGCAGGGAGATTAATTTGTAACCGTGATTTAGCGAATTGCGGACTGACAAATAAAAAGAATGTACTTTTGTAACGGTTAACAGTCATCTGACTTTTCACGGTATCTGGAAAACCCCGCTTCCATTCCTCTCCCCTACAAGGAGAGAGGCTTTGATTTCTCCCCCTTCCCTACGAGGGAAGGGGGCTGGGGGGTTAGGTCTAGCGTTAGCTTTTCCACATGACGTGAAAAGTCAGATCAGTCATCAGTCATCAGTCAACAAATGTTACCTTTTGGGTTAAGTATCAGCGATTATCAGAGATTTGTCCGGAAGATGCTGTTGGTAGTGCGAACAATTAATTGGTAGATGCACCCTGATAATTAACTCCCCTGGCTGGCTAACACTGGTTGGGGGATTTTTTTTCGCTGTAGTGCGATTATCAGAGATTTGTCCGGAAGATGCTGTTGGTAGTGCGAACAATTAATTGGTAGATGCACCCTGATAATTAACTCCCCTGGCTGGCTAACACTGGCTGGGGGATTTTTTTTCGCTGTAGTGCGATTATCAGAGATTTGTCCGGAAGATGCTGTTGGTAGTGCGAACAATTAATTGGTAGATGCACCCTGATAATTAACTCCCCTGGCTGGCTAACACTGGCTGGGGGATTTTTTTCGCTGTAGTGCGATTATCAGAGAATTGTCCGGAAGATGCTGTTGGTAGTGCGAACAATTAATTGGTAGATGCACCCTGATAATTAACTCCCCTGGCTGGCTAACACTGGCTGGGGGATTTTTTTTCACTGTAGTGCGATTATCAGAGAATTATCCGGAAGATGCTGTTGGTAGTGCGAACAATTAATTGGTAGATGCACCCTGATAATTAACTCCCCTGGCTGGCTAAGACTGGCTGGGGGATTTTTTTCGGTATCCCTGACAACCACGATTATAAGAGATTGATCCGGAGGCTGCTGGTGAAACCACGAATATTGATTGGTAGATGCACCTAAATAAATACTTCTCTGGTTACTTGACACTCACTAACTAACTTTTGATGCTGGGTAAACAGCACCCTGTTTACAACAATTTTATCCGGAAATTACTCATTGAGTCTCGAACAAATCAATTACTGATAAACCTACCCTAATAATTAACTCTCCTAGTCGGTTGCCACCACCGGGGGATTTTTTTGTGCTGAGAAAACAGCAAGTATATTTGTGACAATTTTATCCGGAACATACTGTTTAATCCTAGAAAAGATTGTTAGTAAATACACCCTGATAACTAACTCCCCTAGTTGGCTGCCACCGCTTGGGGATTTTTTTGTCTGAAGGAAAAACAACTTCAATTTGTACAAATTAATCCGGAGGATTGTGTTTCAAGTTAGAACAATTAATTGGTAGATGCACCCTGATAACTAACTCCCCTGGCTGGCTAACACCCACTGGGGGATTTTTTTGGAAAATCTGTTATCTGTCTGCTGTAACTGCCGATATTGGCTTAGGGCAATATTCTAGCGCAACTTTAGCAAAATATTCTAGTGTATGTGGTGTGCCATTTCTTTTAGTGTCACCGTTTGTTGACCCAGCTTTGCTTTGAATCTTCGCAAGCATCCTTTTCCCTATAGGGTTTTCAGGTTACTCTTGGTGCGTATTACATCAGTTTAGATGCTTTGACTCACAGCATTAGCCAAATAATGAATTATTTAAGAATATTGGTTTTTTTGCGATCGCTAGACACCCTGTAAAACTTCTACACCCTAAAAGTTGGAAGTTCGCCTATCATATCATTAATATTGTTTAACTTTCTATGTTGGTTTCTAAATAATTTTTATTCCCTGATGAACTAGATAGTCCATCTAGAAGTTCTTACCCCAAATAAATAATAGCTCTAGTCCTTGTTCTGAAGGCTCTTTGCGCTCCAGAACGAACCAAAAACACACTTGATATTGAATTGCAGCCAGCTACTTATTTGCTGAAATGCTTAATTTTTTTCTATAGGTATGAGGTTTATAGGTTTAAATGCTTTATGTCCATTGTTAGCGTTCTAGTAATATGCTACACTCACCAGAGCTATGCTAAAATATACCTCTAATATGCAGAGAGGCACAGAGCCAGATGAGTTTAGCTGTCATTAAGTTCTCTTCGGAAGAGTGCGGCATCTGCCACAAAATGTCTTTTTATGACCAAAAGGTGGCTGAAGAGCTGGGTTTGCAATTTATTGATGTGAAAATGCAAGATACAGCTACTTACCGCAAGTATCGTAAAATTTTGTTAACCCAATATCCAGATAAATCAGAAATGGGATGGCCCACTTATATTCTCTGTGATTCTCCAGAAGAGGAATTTCAGATTATAGGTGAAGTAAAAGGGGGTCATCCCAAAGGGGAGTTTAGAAGCCGCCTGCAAGAGGTTCTGAATTCAACGGCTAGTGCTTGATGCTTAAGTCAGGGGAGCAGGGGAGCAGGGGAGCAGGGGAGCAGGGGAGCAGGGGAGCAGGGGAGATGGGGAGATGGAGAGCATAACAACTGACAACTAACAACTAACAACTAACAACTAACTCCTAACTCCAAACTCCTAACTCCTAATTCTTCGCTTTAGTCTGAACTAATCACCTCGAAGGATTTGACTTCTAGGACAGGGCCTATCATGGCAATTGTCATGACATCTTCGCGTACCTGTCCTTTAACTTTTGCTTTTTGTCCGGCTTTGAGTAAGCTTTTATCTGCACCTTTGAGGATTTCGTAGGTAACACCCTCATCTGTGACTAACGCCCAAGCGCCAGTGCCAATTTCACGACGCTCGATAGTGCCTGTAACTGTGATGCTCATAATGTAAGTGGGGAGTTTGGAGTTTGGAGTTTGGAGTTTGGAGTTTGGAGTTTGGAGTTTGGAGTTTGGAGTTTGGAGTTTGGAGTTTGGAGTTTGGAGTTTGGAGTAGAAATTCCCAGTCCCCAGTCCCCAGTCCCCAGTCCCCAGTCCCCTTCTATGCTGGTTTACTTTCGTTTTTTAATGCTAATCTAGCCAGCCCATAACAAAGTAGGGCATTGACGATGAGGAAGAACCTAGCTAAGTTACCACTTCCTAAACCCCAAACTGCTGGGTCGTAAATTGCACTGACTGTCAAGCAAGCTGCAACACCTAGCGTGGAACCAATGGCAAACCATTTCCAACTAGGATGTCCTAGTAGTAATGCTATTAAAACAATGGGAATCAAGACACTGGCAAATAGGGGATTAAAAGCATTGGTGCCCTGTATGCTGTTGCCTAGTTCGGGAATGGAACTGCCCAAAACTCGGAAAGGCCACTGGGGAAGGTCAAAGATATAAATTCCTTTGAGGAAGAATAAACCAGAACTGCCAGCAATTAAGCCACTGGATAAAGACCAACTCCAAGTGAAGGGAAAGTAAACTCGTAAAAACCAAGCCAACAAATACGAACCCAATACCATTAAAACTTTGGGCAACAGTGCTATGGCACCGCCATCAATCCAAAAACCTGGGTTAAGATAGCCGTTATCGCGTAACCACCGGAAGAAATCTTGGAAAGTGATTTGCCCTTGAATGGCAAGTTTGACTGCTGCTTCGGCATTGAGTTGTCCGGCGCCGTAATAGTTTAAACTATCATCTGGGATAACTCTTGCTGACTGCTTGAGAACTTTTAATACTTCATCTGGATCTTTGATGCCAGTAGCTTTGATTAATGCTGCCACACCCGCAACGTGAGGGGAAGCCATGCTAGTACCTTCAAGTCCCACAAATGCAACTTGGCCGTTTTCGTCGATGCTTTCTTGCAAAATGGTACCAGCTTTACTACCACCAGGGGCGGAGATATCAACCCCAGCACCAAAGTTAGAATAGCTTGCTTTTTCGCCATCTGGGCCGAGTGCAGAAACGCCGATAACGTGGGGATAACGTGCTGGATAACTTGCCCCATTGGCGTTTTGATTGCCTGCGGCGGCAATTATGACTACACCTTTTCTATGGGCATATTCTATTGCTTGCTTAATTAACTGGCTGTCACCGCCACCACCCAAGCTCATATTAATGACATCTGCACCTTTATCAGCAGCAAATTTAATGGCTTCGGCAATATCAGCAACGGTACCACCGCCACTGGAACTGAGTACCTTTAGCGGCATGAGGCTAGCTTCATAAGCAATGCCAGCTACACCATAGTTGTTATTGGTAGATTGAGCAACAGTACCGGCGACATGAGTACCGTGTCCGTTGTCATCTGTGGCTGATTCACGGTCGTTAACAAAATCATAGCCTTTGACAAGCTTTGTCTGTTCCAAGTCGCGTACACGAGTAATGCCTGAATCAATTACAGCAACGGTGACGCCGCTACCTTTGGTTTCTCTCCACGCGCCTTCGACACCGATTTGGTGCAAGTTCCACTGTTTGCTGTAATACTGGTCATTAGGGCCAGTTAACGAGGGGGTTACTTGCTCACCATCTGAAGATGGTAAAACTGTTCTTAGCCCAACCGCTTCACTTGGTTGGGGAATTATCCTGTAGATGTAATTTGGCTCAATGAATTCTGTTGCTTTAGCAAATTGAGATTTTTGTAGTTCTTTCAGTCGCTGGCGATCGCCTTTGATAATATAAACATTGTCCTGGGCTGAAAATTTGTTGTCTAATTGGGGTATAACGTTGTATTGAAGGGCGATCGCTTGTAAATCCTGCTTCACTAATTCTCTTGGAATATCTTCCCGAAAATCAAGCAAAATCGTGTCGAACTCACCTTTAGCTGCTAGCCCCTGAAAATTCAGGTAGCCAAACACAGCAGTTACTAACCCAATGACAAACAAGCACAATAATATAAGTCTTCTCATATTAACTCATCACCGCTTTTTGCCAGTTTGCTCACTACGATAACTTATATCCGTCTCTATGTGGATGTATTTTGCACTTTAGTTCACAATTTTTACTCAGATTCAGGATAGTTTAAACGATGGAACGTGGTCTTTTGTGGTTGCCTTTGTTAGCAATGTTTTTCTGGTTGGCTTGGCAAGGCTCGAAGGAGTATCAAAAAGTCGAGGCTTATCGTGCTTGGGCGGAACAATTTGAAAGAGCTAAGTATGATATTTATGCTGTATTAGGTCAAAAAGGCAACAATTTAACTTGGGGAAAACCCACAACAAAAGGGCCAATCAAACTAGAAACATTTTCTCTTGATGATGTCCAAGAAGTCAGACTGTTGATAGATGGCAAATCAGTAGGATTGGAAATACTTCCAGAAAAAGGTCGGACAATTGAATTAGAGTTTTTGTTTACTGAACCCGCTAACTCGGTGCGCGTTCCGTTTACAGAAATTCCCTTGGCAGCAGAATGGGGTAAGTATTTGCAGGGAGCATTGCAAAATTTACAATTGGAACAAAATCAGTAGGCATTAGTCATTAGTTATCATTAAAGATGAATTTTCAGTAGGGTGGTAGTGTGGTGTGTACTAGCCCTAATGTAAGCGTTTTTTACTAATTACGCCTCAAGTTTTTGCTAGATATACCAATCCTATTTGCATTGTGACAATTACTTTTTTTTAACGAACTACCAAGCACGTCAAGAAAACAAATATTTTTACAAATTTCTCTGAAAAAATCTCTTGCAAAAGTCTCAACTTTTAATTCTTCCTCTGCGTCTTTGCGACTTTGCGTGAGAAAAAATAATTTTCATAAATTCAGGAATTGCCCTAAATAATTTGTAGTCATTATTATTGATTAAAAATGGTAAAGCTCTTTTTTAAGAGTATAGTTAGGGATGAAAAAAATTATTCCCATTTTTGGGATTGCTTTACTACTCAATGCTTGCGTTTCTGGTTTTAACACTTCTTCTCAAGCAAACAATAATATTAACCCTCAAGCTCAAAACTGTCCAAAGACTACGGTTGTCTCTTTACCTGCTGTCAAGAAGAATGAAAACTTTTATGACAGGTTTGATTTCCATATTCGCAATATTGTCACAGATGCAGATACCGTTAGGTTTCAGAGTGTAAAGCAGGATTTTGTTTTCTGCCGTAGTAACAATTCTTGGACAGTGCAGCCAGGAACTTTACCCAAGGAATTACAGCCCCAAACCAACTATGCAGCATTCGCACAACAGACAGTTAATCCTCAGTTCAAAAATATCGATTTTCAAGGTAAAACCTATCAGTATCGAGTAGTCAGAGAACCAAAGTTTTCTGTGGGTGAAAATAGTAATATATCAAGACCCAATGAACCAGAACCAGCAAAGGATAAAGTTGTTTTTGAATTAGTTACTCCTAATGGTAAAAAGCCTCAAAAACAAACTTTATATACTCTCAAAGATTTACAGGATGCAGGGGTCAAAGCTGGATATTCTGCCATAGGAAGCCAATTAGGTTTTCCCCGCATTACATCTGCTGTGATTTATGATAATCGCATCTGGTGGTCAGTGGCTTTTGAACAAGGTGAAGGTAACAACGGTATTGCTACTATTGTCAGTTATGATCCACAGACCGATAAATTTAGCCTGATTCAACCAGAACAACTATGGTCTACACAAATTACTGATTTAGCCATCACTGGAGATGGAAAGAATCCTACTTTTTGGATGGGTACTAATGTAAGTGGAGAAGGCAATCTTTATATTCCTGCCAAAGGATTAGTTGCTTACCGTCCTAATTCGCAAAATCCTAATTCTGGTTCTTGGACTGCTTACACTGTTGATAATAGTCCTTTAGTGGGGGCAATTCCTGATAAACTCAAGTTGGAAAATGATCAACTGTGGGTCAGTACTGCTAACGGCGTTTGTCGAGTGAACTGGCAAACTGCTGATAATCGTGATTGGTCTTGCTGGCAATTTACAGTAATGGCTAAACTGCCATCAGATGGATTACCACTTTACAGTGCATTGACTAATAAAACTCCTGCTGTATCTTTATCTGGTAATAACAGTAAAGATGTAGAGGTGTTGTGGTGGAGTCCTACAAATTTCCAAACTCTCCAGGGACGCTATGAGGTGAGATATCCTCAAGGCTTTATGGTGGAGGTAGATGAGGGTGGAAGTATTTATGAGTTTCAGCGGTCTTTACCACCAGGAAAACCGCCTGTTTACTGGCCTGGTTTTCAGTGGCATTGGAATGGCGTTAGCGCAGCTCCTCCGCAGGAGGCTCGCTTTGTGCGAGGATTGGATGAAGTTTCTCTGAATTTAGTCGGCGGCGGGCCACGAGGCATTGGTTCTGGTCAACTCTCACCGGATACGCCAATTAATTGGAATGCGATGCGTGGCGATTTAGAGTTACTTCAGCTTTCGGCTAAATCAACTAGTGTAAAATATTACTCAGGTTGGGTTGATGCAGCCAAGCTTCAACCTTATCTCACAGTTGTGCCACAAAAACAACCACAAAACCCACAAACAAATCCTTTGGCTGCAAAAGTCAACGAATTGAAGTAGAGATTTTGCAATGCAACATCTCTACGAAATGACCTCTGTTTCCCACTCCCCATTTCCAAATTTATGAACGCTGAAACAATATCCAGTGTGCCTGTTGCTTTAACCATTGCTGGTTCAGATAGTGGTGGTGGTGCAGGAATTCAAGCTGATTTACGTACTTTTGCCTTTCATTGTGTTCACGGTACTAGCGCTATCACCTGTGTCACGGCACAGAACACTTTGGGGGTGGCGCGGGTTGATGCTATGCCAGTGGAGGCAGTTGTGGCACAAATTCAAGCAGTGGTTGAGGATATCGGCGTACAAGCTGCAAAAACGGGAATGTTACTCAATCAAGAAATTATCTCTGCTGTTGCAGAGCAAGTGGAAGCTTTACAAATCGATAACTTAGTGGTTGACCCGGTGATGGTATCACGCACGGGGGCACAATTGATTGATGATGAAGCTGTGAAGACTCTGCGCGAGAATTTGATTCCCAAGGCGGCTATTGTGACGCCAAATCGTTATGAAGCACAGATTTTGAGCGGTTTACAAATTAATTCCCTGGATGATATGGGCCAAGCTGCTCAAACCATTCATGAAAATTTGGGGGCGAAGGCTGTTTTAGTTAAAGGTGGAGGAATGCAAGGAAATTTACGTGGTGTTGATATCTGGTTTGATGGCGAAAAACTAGAAATCTTGACCACAAGGCAAGTAGAAACCAAAAATACCCACGGTACTGGTTGTACACTATCAGCAGCGATCGCTGCTAACCTGGCAATGGGAAATGACTTGTGGCCTGCTGTACAACAGGCAAAGGAGTATGTCACCACTGCACTTTCTTACGCCCTAGAGATTGGCAAAGGGCAAGGCCCTGTGGGACACTTTTTTTCATTGTTACAAAATTAGCTTTTTGGTCAGTTGTTATTTGTCAGTTGCAAGTCACCACTGACCACTAACTTTATTCCAAATGTAAAGAAAAAATCTTTGCTCTCTCGGCATTTTTCTATTATTCTTGGGCATAGCTTCAGGGATGCGTATAATCTTATAGTCTCTCTGGATGAACTGATTACCTTTATTTTTTATACCAAATCACCAATGCGAACAACCACAGGTTCTGTTCACAGCAATCCCCCAAAACCAAACACCCAAACCTACCTACCCTCTGTACCAATGTACGTATATAGGGAATTGGCAGCAGAGTTACAAGCTACACAGGCAAAGTTAGATGCACTGAATGCCAAGAACCAACAACTTGTGCAAGAAAACCAACTACTCCGCCACGAGGTTAGCAAAGTAGTTCAGTCTTTTTTACACCTGCAAAAATTGGTAGGTTCTGATGCTAGACCTAGTTCTCACCAAGCCCAAAATTCTTCTTTTGATGGCAAAAGTCTAAATAACCATCCAGCGACTGACACACATCCACGTCAGCAGGTTTCTCGTTCGCGTCAACCTGCTGTTTCCCAAGTGTCGAACAGCAAAAGTCATGGTTTTGACTTCTCTGTGCCTACAGTAAACATAAATGCTCCAATGCCACAAACAGTCCTCATTGAAGAGCAGGAAGTCGCCTATTATCCTACCGCACAGTCACAGACAAAGGAATTCAATGCTTGGTGGTTAGCATTCACTATCTTGTTAATTATGCTTACCGCTTTTGCTGCTGGTTATTTGATTGTGCGTCCCCTATTTGAATATCAGAGTCGTTAGTTGACACATGCATTGTTTGTGTAATTTATCCAAAATCACTGTGTCAATAAATGAAATTTGTCTTTTAAGTTACAAAACTACATACAAAAACGTTCATTAGAGAACAATATCACATAATCACAATCTCAAGGATTGATTGCTCAATCCTTGCCACTGCTAATGTCAGAATTGCTCGTTTAGGGCGTATATAGTTTAAAAAAAATTGCAATTCTTACATATCTATTTGAAATAGTGCAAATGGTGAAAGTGTCAGACAGTGGATCTGGTTAGATAGATAAACGAACCTATTAGAACTAAGGAGTCGAGAAGATGAAGAAAGTAGAAGCAATTATCCGGCCATTTAAGCTTGATGAGGTAAAAATTGCTTTGGTGAACGCTGGTATTGTGGGGATGACGGTTTCTGAAGTCCGGGGGTTCGGACGGCAGAAAGGCCAAACAGAACGTTATCGGGGTTCTGAGTACACCGTTGAGTTTCTGCAAAAGCTGAAAGTGGAAATCGTTGTCGAGGACAGCCAAGTTGATATGGTAGTGGACAAAATTATTGCTGCTGCCCGCACAGGCGAAATTGGCGACGGCAAAATTTTCATCTCTCCTGTTGAGCAAGTTATTCGGATTCGTACTGGAGAAAAGAACACAGAAGCAGTTTAAATCAAAGTTGCATATATAGCAGGGGACTAGGGACTGGGGACTGGGGAACTTGGGGCCCCCACGACCCTCTGGGTTCGTAGTCCCCCAGACGCTCGTACCGACGCTCCTTCGTCGCTAACGCTTCGCTAACGCTAGCGCTGCGCTAACGACGGGAACCGCTCCTGTCGGGGGCTGCCTTCTGTCTTCTGCCTCCTGACAAATGACAAATGACAACTGACAACTGACTATTAGACCTCTTGCATAAATATTTTTTTTTCTCACGCAAAGGCGAGGCAGCGCGTTGCGGGGGTTCCCCCCGTTGAAGCGACTGCCGTCGCAAAGGCGCAAAGAAAAGATCGCAAAGAACGACTTTTGCAAGAGGTCTATTCAACAAAATCAGGTCGCGCCTGTTGAGTTAACTGTAACTTAGCCTCTAAAACTGTCCAATTTTCCTGCTCAATTAAGTTAATCAATTCGTCGAGGTTGTGGCGATATTGTTGCAAAGACCCAAGCAATGCTTGGCGATTATACTGCGCCATCATCAATCCCAACTCAGGATTTCCACCACCTACGCGACTGGTATCTCGAAAACCTGAACTAGCTAGGTTTTGGGCTAGCTGTAAAACGTCGGGGTCTGTTTCACCCATGCAAGCAGCAATTAAAGCAGCACTGACCATCACGGGTAAATGAGAAATCCAACTAACAGCGCGGTCGTGTTGCTCTGGTTGACAATGGTAGATATTAGCCCCAAGCGATCGCACAATTTCTTCAACAACGGAAATTACACTCGTTGGTGTTGTCGTGTCTGGTGTTAATACGTAAGGTCTACCAAGAAATAAATCCCGTTGTGCTGCTTCTATACCACTATCTGTTGTTCCTGCCATTGGATGACCACCAATAAAATTTTTCCAAACAGGAGCAAGTGCCTTGACTATCGGTGTTTTTACTGAA
Above is a window of Nostoc sp. UHCC 0702 DNA encoding:
- a CDS encoding nuclear transport factor 2 family protein; amino-acid sequence: MTNHTEAIETIIAAYFANIAAMNPEGWVENFAEDAVSYDPVGEPPTKIHEGFRQFIGQLQAVFEKLEPITEHIFVAGNEAAVKWTMHGLSKSGKSVTFEGITIFEINEASKIQTTRAYWNPAQMVAQLRS
- a CDS encoding thioredoxin family protein → MSLAVIKFSSEECGICHKMSFYDQKVAEELGLQFIDVKMQDTATYRKYRKILLTQYPDKSEMGWPTYILCDSPEEEFQIIGEVKGGHPKGEFRSRLQEVLNSTASA
- a CDS encoding peptidase S8, which translates into the protein MRRLILLCLFVIGLVTAVFGYLNFQGLAAKGEFDTILLDFREDIPRELVKQDLQAIALQYNVIPQLDNKFSAQDNVYIIKGDRQRLKELQKSQFAKATEFIEPNYIYRIIPQPSEAVGLRTVLPSSDGEQVTPSLTGPNDQYYSKQWNLHQIGVEGAWRETKGSGVTVAVIDSGITRVRDLEQTKLVKGYDFVNDRESATDDNGHGTHVAGTVAQSTNNNYGVAGIAYEASLMPLKVLSSSGGGTVADIAEAIKFAADKGADVINMSLGGGGDSQLIKQAIEYAHRKGVVIIAAAGNQNANGASYPARYPHVIGVSALGPDGEKASYSNFGAGVDISAPGGSKAGTILQESIDENGQVAFVGLEGTSMASPHVAGVAALIKATGIKDPDEVLKVLKQSARVIPDDSLNYYGAGQLNAEAAVKLAIQGQITFQDFFRWLRDNGYLNPGFWIDGGAIALLPKVLMVLGSYLLAWFLRVYFPFTWSWSLSSGLIAGSSGLFFLKGIYIFDLPQWPFRVLGSSIPELGNSIQGTNAFNPLFASVLIPIVLIALLLGHPSWKWFAIGSTLGVAACLTVSAIYDPAVWGLGSGNLARFFLIVNALLCYGLARLALKNESKPA
- the thiD gene encoding bifunctional hydroxymethylpyrimidine kinase/phosphomethylpyrimidine kinase, coding for MNAETISSVPVALTIAGSDSGGGAGIQADLRTFAFHCVHGTSAITCVTAQNTLGVARVDAMPVEAVVAQIQAVVEDIGVQAAKTGMLLNQEIISAVAEQVEALQIDNLVVDPVMVSRTGAQLIDDEAVKTLRENLIPKAAIVTPNRYEAQILSGLQINSLDDMGQAAQTIHENLGAKAVLVKGGGMQGNLRGVDIWFDGEKLEILTTRQVETKNTHGTGCTLSAAIAANLAMGNDLWPAVQQAKEYVTTALSYALEIGKGQGPVGHFFSLLQN
- a CDS encoding P-II family nitrogen regulator; this encodes MKKVEAIIRPFKLDEVKIALVNAGIVGMTVSEVRGFGRQKGQTERYRGSEYTVEFLQKLKVEIVVEDSQVDMVVDKIIAAARTGEIGDGKIFISPVEQVIRIRTGEKNTEAV
- a CDS encoding prephenate/arogenate dehydrogenase — translated: MKIGILGLGLIGGSLGYDLRSLGHHVLGVSRRESTCKRAIALGSVDEASVDMSLLASAEVVFICTPIGLIVQQFQQLISHLSAATIVTDVASVKTPIVKALAPVWKNFIGGHPMAGTTDSGIEAAQRDLFLGRPYVLTPDTTTPTSVISVVEEIVRSLGANIYHCQPEQHDRAVSWISHLPVMVSAALIAACMGETDPDVLQLAQNLASSGFRDTSRVGGGNPELGLMMAQYNRQALLGSLQQYRHNLDELINLIEQENWTVLEAKLQLTQQARPDFVE